In Clostridium omnivorum, the DNA window ATGATAATTATTTTGAGGGTATGGACGTCACGATGGGATTTTATGCCTTAACTTTAATATAATAAATAACAAATTGTATATCAAGAGCATCCTAACAAAAGGGTGTATTGTTCACTTAAAAGGCTGATAGGCTTAATTAGGTAACCTTCCTTCAAACATTACAGAAAGTTCTCCATATACTTTACCCAAATTACGTAGTGGTAGATTCCACTTCTTTGTAGTTTTAAATGTAGCTAAAGATAATGAAAATGTAGTATCTATAGCTTATTGTCTTAAACAAATTATTGAAGAATCATTGGAGTATAAAGTGACCAACGGTGCCAAGATTTAATTTCTGTGGCGATCCAAGGATACTTTGATTTAGCCGAGAATCACGTAGACGAAATTAAGGAGGATTGTATGGATCCTATAGCCCAAATAAGAAATCACCACGAGCTAGTAACTAAAAAAAGAAAATTTGAAGATGAGAATATTGGTCAAAGGATATTAATGTTAGAAAAGTCTTTAAAGAAAAAAGATAAGAATTTATAATACCCAGAGATCAAAGGTTAAAAAGCCTATTTTTATAGAAAAGTTATACACCTAGATTTCCTACAAAAAAAGATAGAATAAAGCAATTAGAAGACTAGTATTTCAGGAGTTTTGTGATCAATATTTTGAGACTAGTAACGTTTTTATATATAAAACCTTAAAAATAAAATATACTTAGTTAGACTATTTATGTTTAGTTATATAACATAATCATAGAGTTGAAACATTCATAAGTGTTTTGAAATACAACAATATTTATCATACCAAAATTGTTGAAATAATAGTTTTTATATCCAAAGTTATACTTGAGTACGAGTAATTAGAAAAAAAGAATATAAGTTAACAAAATATTAACACATCCAGTTATGTTTAAAAAAGGGTTTACATGTAAGCTAAAAAACACCTATGTTTTTGCTTGGAAATATATATATTTCTAAACGAAAATATAGGTGTTTTTTATAGTTAGAAATAAGTACTTATTTGAATTATAATCCATATTATCCAATTGTTGTTTGAAAGATGTCCCATTGCAATATCTTATTTTCTATCATATGCTAATATTTAAATGATAGCTGTCATTAAGAATACAAAAGGATTTTTTAAGAATGTTACAACATTTATAAAGATTGCTGAAAGAAACACTTCATTACACTTTTAAAATAATTTATCTATACTTGGAGTTGATATGAAGATAGTAAAAAGTTGACTACTACAAATATGTTTTATAACTGGATCGTGGCATACATATGGAAATTAAATCACTACAATTTATATTGGTTTTATTTATCATTATATTAACAGCAACGAACTCGTCAAAAGGGAATATTTAGATAATATACTTGAAAAAAAGAAGAGGTTTTACATTTACTCCAGAATACTTAATATTAATAACTGGATAAAATCATTTTTATCTTGAATAGGAGATTGATTATGGGAAGAAATGACTTATGTTTTTGCATGAGTGGCAAGAAGAATAAAAATTGTCATCCAAACATTCACGTGGAAAGCTGTGCTGCAGTTAAGCTTAATATTTATGGTCAATTAGATAAGGATTTAAAGGAACATCGACAAGGAGTAAATTTTAATTCGTTATGTACTGCAGGGTGTAGCGATTGTTGCTATGACTACTTTACTATTCAAAGTATTGAGTTTCATTTGATATTAAATGAATTGACAAAGTGGGACAAGGACAAAGTAAATAAATTAATAGAAAGAGTAGAGAGGTACTGGAATACACTTGAAGCAGACCAACCTGAAGCTATAAAACTTTTGCTAAGGGCTACTTGTAAAGACATCGAAGAAATAAATTCTTCAGTAGTCAGGACGAGCTTTCCTTGCGTGTTTTTAGACGAAGATACACACTTGTGTCAGATTTATGATTATAGGCCATTCAAATGTAGGATTTTTGGTACTACATATTATTGCGATCAGTCACAACCTCCAATAGGTATAGCTTGTGACAAGTACAATAGCGTTCTTAATTATAATAATTTTGATACGATGTTATTTGATATTACAGAGTTATATAAAAAAAATGATGGGTTATCTGTAATTGGTATTTGTGAATATCCTCTTATCTATTTTTTACATCAACATTTTGTTGTGAAAAAACTGGGAGTATCTATAGTTAATTTCTACGAAAACTTTAAACATCCAAGTAGTTACGTTTATAATCTTATAAAAAGCAATATTCAGCGCTAGCATAACTATCAATAGAAGTACACTAGGTGACCACTATTTCTTATTTAGAATCGTGGGTTTAGTATAAGTACAATATCTTATATTATAGTTAATGGTATAGTTATCCAAAGCACTTAATTAGTTTTAGGTATAATAAACATAAATCTCAAAGACGATAATAATTACGCTCCAAAGAGTCTACAAGAAATAATGTAGTTTTAGATATACATTCATAATGAGATAAGCAGCCATTAAATTAATTGATTTTTTATTCATAAGAAAAGACACAAAAGTACAGTATAAAATGTGACCTATAGGGTAGACAATTGAAAAAGTCTGCACTTGGACATGGTACAATAAAGTAGACACAAAGATAAGAAAAAATTGTGAAAGGTGGCTGCTTTATGAGACGCTCATATGATAAACAATTTAAGACTGCAGCGGTTAAGTTAGTTTTGGATGACGATATGTCTGTCGCAGAGGCAGCTAAAGCATTAAACATCCATTATAACTCTCTATACCGTTGGATTACTGAATACGAAGAATATGGAGAGAGTGCACTCCCAGGTCATGGGACTGCGCTCTATTCTTGTCAATATGAGATAAAAAAGCTAAAACATGAGAATGAAGAATTAAAAAAGGAATTAGGTATGTTAAAAAATACCAGGCCCTCTTGAAGCGAAAGAACAAATAAGATTTCAGTATATAAAAGACAATCAGGATCATTTAAATATCAAGAAGGCCTGCAAAGCATTGGGAGTCTCAAGAGAAGGATACTATAAATACCTAGATCACAAGCCTTCTCAGCGTGGTCTTGAGAACGCAGATTTGAAGGAAGTCATTAAAGAAATTTTTGATGAACATAAAGGAAGATACGGTTCTATAAGAATTGGAAAAGTATTAAATCAACGTGGGATTCATGCTAACAGAAAACGGATATCTAGATTAATGCGAGAAATGAATCTATGTCCCAGAGGTACGAGATATAACTACAAAAAATATAAATTAAAAAGTAGAGGCGAAGAAAGACCTAATTTGTTAAACCAATTGTTCCTAACAGATTCAAAAAACAAGATCTGGGTAGGCGACATTACGTATATTCCTACTAAGAGAGGTACACTATATCTTGCAGTATTTGTAGACCTGTTCTCCAGAAAGGTTGTTGGATGGTCAATGGGCAATAGAATGAAAGATCAATTAGTAATCGAAGCCTTTTTACAAGCTTACGGAAAAGAACGTCCTGATGCTGGATTAATTGTTCATACTGATCAAGGTTCTTAGTACACTGGTGGCAATTTTAGATCTATTCTCTCAAAGTATGGTGCTAAACATAGCAACAGTAGGAAAGGAAATCCTTACGATAATGCAGTAATGGAGTCCTTTTACCGTACAATAAAACGAGAGCTCATTCAAGGATCACACTATGTGACTCCAGAACAAGCTCAAAAAGAAATTTTCAAGTATATTGAATTGTACTACAACACTAAAAGAATACATTCTTCATTGGGATATCTCTCTCCATCCCAATTTGAGAAACAAAATTCATAAAATCCACTTAACTTTGTGTCTACAAAACCTTGACACGTCCAAATTATTTATTACTTTAACTGTCTACTATAAAGGGAGCATATCATTATTTCAATTCGGATATTGCAAAATCTATTATCTATCATGAATTAGGGCATGTTGTATATTGTATAAGAAGTCAAGATGATAATTCTGGTTCTAATTTTGATGAGTGCATAGCTCAACTGAGTGATGGATTTAGTTCTGACATAACGCATGTTAGTCTTTCAAGCTTAAGAAGCGTAAGACATTCAAATATTGGACAAGATATCAGGATAGTACTTAACATTATATTAGATGAAAATAAAGCAGATATATATATAGTTGCGACAATGTAGGATATTTATCGATGATTGAAGTCCTTAAATAACCTTTGGATAACCTCGATAGCCCAATAGCTGGAATTAGGAAAATGTTCTTGATAAAAATGTATGGTTAGTTATTCTTCTATATGGTATGGGGTAGCGCCAACATTTCCAACTTAACTATACCAAGTGAAGATAGTGACAGAATTTAAAGAGGATGGTGCAATAATACTATACGGAGATAATTAAGAAGAGGAATAAGATATTAATTAGAATATATGACGGATGCTACGAATATATATGTAATAGGAGGTCTGACGTCTTAGAACCGCTAGTGAACCCTGGGAGTAGGTAAGTAGCTAGGGCATAGGCGTACCGAGCTTGGAGCCTTTTGGCGGGTAAGAGGTGGGGAGAAGTAGAAAGATAGGGATTATCTTTCTATTTTTTATGCATTTCATAGCCTCATAGAGAGTTTTTCCCTTTGCTAATGATATAGTCCTTAAATTAATTTTAAAGTTTATGTGAAGCTACAGAAAGCTGATATTATTACTGAATAGCTTAATTTTAAGGGCTACTTTGTGCTTCATGAGCAGAAAACAAAGAAGGTAAAATTAAATGATAGCCTTAAACATTTTAAAGACATATGTAAAAGAAAATAAGCTTGAACAGGATAACTTTATCTTTGTAAGTAGAAAGGGACAAAATGAATCTATACCCGTCACTCAAGACTACATAATACTGAAAGATGCAGCAGTAAATATAGGTATAGAAAATTTTGGTACTTATAGTTTAAGAAAAACCTGGTGGTATTGGGCCTACAAGGTTAGCAGATATAATATAGGTCTGATAATGGATACTTTTAATCACAGCAGCCAAAAGATAACATTAAGATATATAGGTATAGATCAGGAAGCAAAAGATGAATTATATTCTCTTGTTCAATTTTAAATGGAAAATACCAAAATCATTATGAAAAAATTCTTAAATATAAGGCATGTTTAAATTTTGAGGGAGAAACAAACTTTAGTAATCTGAATTAAAAAATAAATATAATGATAGACTCACAATACAGCATTTATACAACAATTAGTATTTGCAGGTTTATTATAAATAACACCTATTTCAAAATAATAGGTGTTATTTATTTTTACAAAAAAATAATTTAAAAACGCCACATATAAATTTTTTGAGGTAAATTTTGCTAAGGGTATTTACAATGATAAAAATTAGTGGTATATTTAGAATGTAGGGTAAATAAAACGCTACATATAGATTTTTAGATGTAAAAAAGGGGATGAGATTTTTTGAAGGGTAATTTTTATAAAGTTCTTTTACGATATGGTCATCTCGGTACAGGTAAGGATATTATTGTTGCTAGATACCTTGATTGTGAAAATACAATGAAAATTACAGATGTATTTAACCTTGTTGCGGGAATGCCAGGTGTAAAATCAAATGGGGTTTTAGAGGTTGCACCTATTAGTTATGAAAAATATAGAAGAGGTAAAGCTGAGGAAAAAGAGAATTTTTATTTAAAAAAACTAATGACATTCAATCCTATTACAACAACTATATACAATTAAGGAGGAGAAAAAGTTGAAAGTTTCAGAAAGAGATTTTATTAAAAATGTAAGAGATTATTTATTGGGTCGTGGGTGCACAATCACCAAAGAAGATGTTAGACAGGGTTCTGTTATAGCTGATATGATAGGATGCATTATAAATGAAAAAGGTGAACTAGAGAACAAGGTCTTGGTTGAAATAAGGCGAAAACCTTCACCGGAGGCTCAGAAACAACTTTTTAGTATAGCTAAAAAATTTAACGTTACTTATTCCCTATTGGCTATACTTGATGATAACAATAAACCAAGGTATTACTGGTTTGAAACAGAAAGTGGCCTTCCTATAGTTGAGCAAACTTTTGAAAGTATATCCGATCATGTTATTAGCGATGTTGATATAGAAAGTACTCTATGGAATGCTTTAGATTTAATGAGAACAATGGCAATAACGAGTGATGAGGCTATAGATATTCTTTTATATCTACTTCTAGTAAGAGTTTATCTATCAGAACACAAAGATTTAGATAAATGGCCGTCTTTAAAGGAAGGTGAATTGCAGTCATTAATTAGTATATCTACGGACTACTACCATTTATTAAAGTATGATATTACTAGATTTATGTTTAAAGATAGTCTTGATAGATTGCTTTCAATATTGAACGGTTTGCCAGTTAAGTCTAAACATTATCACAGCATACTAAATTCTTTAATCCAGAAGGTTATGGCTACCAAAGCAGGTGAGGTTATTACTCCAGCCAACCTTCTGAATATAATAGGGAAGGTTACTAAAGAGCTTAATATTAAAGACGGAAAAGTAATAAACTTAGGATCTGGAGTTGGAAGTCTTTTAAGAGAAGCTAGAGAAAATTCATCCGCAAATGTTTACGAAGGAATAGAGTTAAATGTAAATTTAATATCTCAATCTTCAATTATAAATATTTTATGTGGTTATAGTGATATAACGATCAAAAATGATGATGCATTTAGACTAGGTAATACAGAAGAATATAACCTTACTCTTATAAACCCTCCAATGGGTTTAAAAGTAAAAAAGGATACTCTAGAAGGATTAGATATAGCTGAAGGACGGGGAATGGTAAATATAACAGAAGCATTTATTGAAAAATCAATAAACATTACAATTCCTGGAGGATATGTTATTTGTGTTGTACCAGAGGGAATTCTTTTTGCAGGGACTAGTAAAGCAATACGAGATATTATACTGAAGAAAACAATAGTAAAATCTATCATTAGCTTACCAGCAAGTACATTTAGACCTTTTACAGGTGTACAGACAAGTTTATTGATTCTTAGAAAAAAGGATAAGAGTACTAATACACCAAAGGATTTATTTATAGGGAAAATTGACTCATTTGATGATACAGATGATGTATTAAATGGATTTAGTAAGTGGTTAATTGAGGAGGGAGATCATGGCAGTATCAGAAAGATGTAATTATGATATATTCGTGGGCGCTGAGGAATGGACAGTTGATACATTAATAACTAAGTTAAATATTACAAATGAAAAACGTATACCTGTTACTGAGCTTGTTAAGATTAACTCAGTAACCTTGAAGGAATTGAACTTGGAAGGCAATATTTCACTACCTTATGTAGAAGTTAAAAATGTAGATGCAGATAATAAAATTCTAGATATTCAAAACTTAGTAGAAATGCAAATAAAAGATCTTCCTGCAAGGGCTAGATATGTAGGATATCCTGGAGACATACTTTTATCATCTATACGCCCAGAACGTGGGGCGATAGCTATACTGCCACATGATTATGAGTATTATGCTGTTTCAAGCAACTTCTTCGTACTAAGTCCTATAGATATTCCAAGTGAATTGTTATATTTCGTCCTTAGTGATGAATCTGTACTTAATGAATTTGGATCACTTGCTAGTGGATCTACTATACCTACTATGACTGTTAAGCAATTTAAAAGCTATAGATTTAAAGAGTTTGATAAATCATCAAATAATATCAACGCTGCTATTAATATATATAACAAGTTAATAAATAGGGTTCAAAATTTTGTAAACATTAATGATGCTGCAGATATTGTATTTAAAGATAAGTTACTTGTTACAAACAATGCTAATAAGAATCTGCCAAAATTCAAAGCCATAGATTATTCATTACTATCAGATAGATTTGATGCAGAATTTTTATTATCAATAAATAGTCCATCTATCGAATGGAAAGTTAAATCTAACAAGATAAAGGATATTGCATTAGTAGAAAATCCGCCTAGTGAAGCCAAAAGAAATGAATATGTTAATGACGAACTTCCAATAATACAAACAAAAAATCTCCAGGAAAATAGTATATATATTGATTCCAAAGATGTTGAGTTTGTTAAAATTGATGATGAAAGTTCCAAGGGTGTTAGGTTTTTAAGGCCAACAGATATTATTGTAGCTAAGATAGGCGCAAATTTATCAAAATCTGCAATAATTCCTAGCGACTTAAAGGGGGCTATT includes these proteins:
- a CDS encoding YkgJ family cysteine cluster protein is translated as MGRNDLCFCMSGKKNKNCHPNIHVESCAAVKLNIYGQLDKDLKEHRQGVNFNSLCTAGCSDCCYDYFTIQSIEFHLILNELTKWDKDKVNKLIERVERYWNTLEADQPEAIKLLLRATCKDIEEINSSVVRTSFPCVFLDEDTHLCQIYDYRPFKCRIFGTTYYCDQSQPPIGIACDKYNSVLNYNNFDTMLFDITELYKKNDGLSVIGICEYPLIYFLHQHFVVKKLGVSIVNFYENFKHPSSYVYNLIKSNIQR
- a CDS encoding SAM-dependent methyltransferase; translation: MKVSERDFIKNVRDYLLGRGCTITKEDVRQGSVIADMIGCIINEKGELENKVLVEIRRKPSPEAQKQLFSIAKKFNVTYSLLAILDDNNKPRYYWFETESGLPIVEQTFESISDHVISDVDIESTLWNALDLMRTMAITSDEAIDILLYLLLVRVYLSEHKDLDKWPSLKEGELQSLISISTDYYHLLKYDITRFMFKDSLDRLLSILNGLPVKSKHYHSILNSLIQKVMATKAGEVITPANLLNIIGKVTKELNIKDGKVINLGSGVGSLLREARENSSANVYEGIELNVNLISQSSIINILCGYSDITIKNDDAFRLGNTEEYNLTLINPPMGLKVKKDTLEGLDIAEGRGMVNITEAFIEKSINITIPGGYVICVVPEGILFAGTSKAIRDIILKKTIVKSIISLPASTFRPFTGVQTSLLILRKKDKSTNTPKDLFIGKIDSFDDTDDVLNGFSKWLIEEGDHGSIRKM
- a CDS encoding restriction endonuclease subunit S; translation: MAVSERCNYDIFVGAEEWTVDTLITKLNITNEKRIPVTELVKINSVTLKELNLEGNISLPYVEVKNVDADNKILDIQNLVEMQIKDLPARARYVGYPGDILLSSIRPERGAIAILPHDYEYYAVSSNFFVLSPIDIPSELLYFVLSDESVLNEFGSLASGSTIPTMTVKQFKSYRFKEFDKSSNNINAAINIYNKLINRVQNFVNINDAADIVFKDKLLVTNNANKNLPKFKAIDYSLLSDRFDAEFLLSINSPSIEWKVKSNKIKDIALVENPPSEAKRNEYVNDELPIIQTKNLQENSIYIDSKDVEFVKIDDESSKGVRFLRPTDIIVAKIGANLSKSAIIPSDLKGAISNPNSYIIRNEHGDVLTEYLLLFLRTSMAQEQIEAQIKSGSAMKMLKLSMLKEIEVPLPGLDMQGSIVDEINKRANINDESTLENDIKLFKQNLFIS